One uncultured Acidilobus sp. JCHS genomic window carries:
- a CDS encoding putative phosphatase homologous to the C-terminal domain of histone macroH2A1, whose amino-acid sequence MLALNYKGVEIVVKKGDITEEVVDAIVNPANSFMIMGGGVAGAIKRKGGVSIEQEAMAKAPVDVGNAIVTSAGRLKAKYVIHAPTMRYPASRTNEDNVRLAVRASLKLSRELNISSVAFPGMGTGVGGVPYSVASNAMVDEVRAFIDLNGPPPAKVVLVAFDDELYEEFVKAVRRLLEGSTLAV is encoded by the coding sequence TTGCTTGCCCTCAATTACAAAGGGGTTGAAATAGTCGTCAAAAAGGGCGACATAACGGAGGAAGTGGTCGACGCTATCGTCAACCCCGCTAACTCATTCATGATAATGGGTGGAGGCGTCGCTGGCGCTATCAAGAGGAAGGGCGGGGTCTCAATTGAGCAGGAGGCCATGGCAAAGGCGCCTGTCGACGTAGGGAACGCTATCGTGACCTCCGCTGGGAGGCTGAAGGCAAAATATGTTATACATGCGCCCACTATGCGCTACCCAGCCTCAAGGACCAACGAGGATAACGTGAGGTTAGCCGTCAGGGCCTCACTTAAGCTCTCTAGGGAGCTCAACATATCCTCCGTAGCGTTCCCGGGCATGGGGACCGGCGTCGGGGGGGTTCCATACAGCGTAGCCTCCAACGCCATGGTTGATGAGGTAAGGGCCTTCATAGATCTTAACGGCCCGCCGCCCGCTAAGGTGGTATTGGTAGCGTTTGACGACGAGCTCTACGAGGAGTTCGTGAAGGCCGTGAGGAGGCTTCTCGAGGGCTCAACCCTGGCCGTTTGA
- a CDS encoding Zn-dependent alcohol dehydrogenase, with protein sequence MKFRAAVLEEFRRPFVIKEVDLSSSNDEVPVRVVATGLCGRDIVVWRGGFRNLRTPLILGHEVVGVDQDGRPVAVYPGLVPPECRSTGNENFCQGYTILGEGKPGGYAEYVFVPRWNLVPLQGGEPEQYAAAACGVATFIHASKVAGVRPGDRVLVTGATGGTGIHGVQYLVKVLGAQVYGFSRSPEKARLLEGLGVKPVTSFSFYRDEGKVDFVFEVVGGPTINDSMLSLRERGTLVLIGNITGEPITLERPAFIVMRELKITGTAAYTKREFEEAIKLIGEGAIRPFYRTYRLDQINEAYEDALNGRLVGRAVIKP encoded by the coding sequence TTGAAGTTCAGGGCCGCTGTCCTTGAGGAGTTCAGGAGGCCCTTTGTCATAAAGGAAGTGGACCTATCGTCCTCCAATGACGAGGTCCCGGTCCGCGTTGTTGCTACGGGCCTGTGCGGCAGGGACATAGTTGTGTGGCGCGGGGGCTTCAGGAACCTCAGGACCCCCCTGATACTGGGTCACGAGGTGGTAGGGGTTGACCAGGACGGCAGGCCCGTCGCCGTTTACCCCGGCCTAGTCCCGCCTGAGTGTAGGTCGACGGGTAACGAGAACTTCTGTCAGGGATACACAATACTGGGCGAGGGGAAGCCGGGCGGCTACGCCGAGTACGTGTTCGTGCCCAGGTGGAACCTTGTGCCCCTCCAGGGCGGAGAGCCCGAGCAGTACGCTGCTGCAGCTTGCGGCGTCGCCACGTTCATCCACGCCTCCAAGGTAGCCGGCGTGAGGCCTGGCGACAGGGTTCTAGTGACAGGCGCCACGGGAGGGACCGGAATCCACGGCGTCCAGTACCTGGTCAAGGTCCTGGGGGCCCAGGTCTACGGGTTCTCAAGGTCGCCCGAGAAGGCCAGGCTGCTGGAGGGTCTTGGTGTGAAGCCCGTCACGAGCTTCAGCTTCTACAGGGACGAGGGGAAGGTGGACTTCGTCTTTGAGGTAGTAGGGGGGCCAACTATAAACGACAGCATGCTTTCCCTTAGGGAGAGGGGGACGCTGGTCCTAATAGGCAACATCACAGGTGAGCCCATAACTTTAGAGAGGCCCGCCTTCATAGTTATGAGGGAGCTGAAGATTACAGGGACGGCCGCTTACACGAAACGCGAGTTCGAGGAGGCCATCAAGCTAATAGGCGAGGGCGCCATAAGGCCCTTCTACAGGACGTATAGGCTTGACCAGATCAACGAGGCCTATGAGGATGCCCTGAACGGCAGGCTCGTGGGCAGGGCCGTGATCAAGCCCTAA
- a CDS encoding dihydroorotate dehydrogenase (subfamily 1) family protein produces MRVAGLVDLSVDVAGLRLAHPVMNASGIMGETPDGLMAIARAGVSALVTKSYTPKPREPYPMPRVVHVEHGALNAVGLANPGVEGLKGHMRLLRQLGIPIVVSVAGSLPNDFAEVASVAEEEGASAVELNLSCPHVERMGLDIGMDPRLSAEVTKAVASVVRVPVIAKLGISDNMLRTAEAVLSAGARALTLINTVRAMKVNVYTMRPVLGHGIGGLSGPAIHPIAVRAVYEVYKELRPDIIGVGGVESWEDAVELMLVGARAVQVGTALVRKGLQVVGEIKRGIKEYLEYMGLRGVSELVGAALRA; encoded by the coding sequence TTGAGGGTCGCGGGCTTGGTCGACCTGAGCGTTGACGTAGCTGGCCTCAGATTGGCCCACCCAGTCATGAACGCCAGCGGTATCATGGGCGAGACCCCCGACGGCCTCATGGCCATAGCGAGGGCCGGCGTCAGCGCCCTCGTGACCAAGTCCTACACTCCAAAGCCCAGGGAGCCCTATCCCATGCCTAGGGTCGTACATGTTGAGCACGGCGCCCTTAACGCGGTCGGGTTGGCCAACCCGGGCGTGGAGGGGCTTAAGGGTCACATGAGGCTTCTCAGGCAGCTCGGCATACCCATAGTGGTCAGCGTCGCCGGCTCCTTGCCGAACGACTTCGCTGAGGTTGCGTCTGTCGCAGAGGAGGAGGGCGCATCGGCAGTGGAGCTCAACCTGAGCTGCCCTCATGTAGAGAGGATGGGCCTTGACATAGGCATGGACCCCCGCCTCAGCGCCGAGGTCACAAAGGCTGTAGCCTCGGTCGTCAGAGTGCCCGTTATAGCCAAGCTGGGGATCTCGGACAACATGCTGAGGACGGCTGAGGCCGTGCTAAGCGCTGGCGCCAGGGCGCTGACGCTCATAAACACGGTGAGGGCCATGAAAGTCAACGTGTACACTATGAGGCCGGTGCTAGGTCATGGCATCGGAGGACTCTCAGGGCCTGCCATACATCCAATAGCGGTGAGGGCCGTCTACGAGGTTTACAAGGAGCTGAGGCCTGACATAATAGGGGTCGGAGGCGTTGAGAGCTGGGAGGACGCCGTTGAGCTTATGCTTGTGGGTGCCAGGGCCGTTCAGGTCGGAACCGCCCTAGTCAGGAAGGGCCTGCAGGTGGTGGGCGAGATCAAGAGGGGCATCAAGGAGTACCTTGAGTACATGGGCTTAAGAGGGGTGAGCGAGCTGGTGGGCGCTGCCCTTAGGGCTTGA
- a CDS encoding Dihydroorotase: MEASVCGRLVDPRGFLGEGCVNVEDGVIKSIGRSPSGDQVYSFYAENVFVTPGLIDLHVHLRGLDLSYKEDEESGTKAALSSGVTLVVDMPNTRPRLATPEALRLKLEALRERSYVDYGVYAGVPDSEALVDKLASMPIAGFKIYPEDMDLRASSVSRVLSTGALVVLHPELPEAERVGWGENAERGEARGCWLEGASVHLLSTYGPLKRLHVTHVSCPGTLRVAKSYGATTDTTPHHVLYDYSHEGCHFKVNPPLRDPVTRSLMLRELMNGGIDALASDHAPHSPREKDSWAYCPPGIPWLGLWPPLLLGLVRSGALKLTEFLRLTSLGPAKILGLDHLYGLLEVNYRANLVVIDLNGWGRFSGTYSKALYMHAFMEGLQATIRAVFVGGELAAEEGEVLLRPPVLNPFEGRGLGRPER, from the coding sequence ATGGAGGCCTCCGTATGTGGCCGCCTGGTTGACCCGAGGGGGTTTCTTGGAGAGGGCTGCGTTAACGTTGAGGATGGCGTAATCAAGTCTATAGGCAGGTCGCCCAGCGGCGATCAGGTCTACAGCTTCTATGCGGAGAACGTCTTCGTGACCCCAGGCCTCATAGACCTTCACGTGCACCTGAGAGGGCTCGACCTGTCCTACAAGGAGGACGAGGAGAGCGGGACCAAGGCCGCACTGTCGTCAGGCGTAACGCTCGTAGTCGACATGCCTAACACGAGGCCTAGGCTCGCCACCCCTGAGGCCCTGAGGCTAAAGCTTGAGGCCCTGAGGGAGCGCTCTTACGTCGATTACGGCGTCTACGCAGGCGTCCCGGACTCCGAGGCCTTGGTCGATAAGTTGGCCTCAATGCCGATAGCCGGCTTCAAGATTTACCCAGAGGACATGGACTTAAGGGCTTCATCGGTGTCTAGGGTGCTCAGCACGGGCGCCCTCGTAGTCCTTCACCCTGAGCTCCCAGAGGCCGAGAGGGTCGGCTGGGGCGAGAACGCGGAGAGGGGCGAGGCGAGGGGGTGTTGGCTCGAGGGCGCTAGCGTACACCTCTTATCCACCTATGGACCCCTTAAGAGGCTTCACGTCACGCACGTGTCATGCCCAGGCACGCTGAGGGTCGCGAAGTCTTACGGCGCCACGACGGACACCACTCCTCATCACGTGCTGTACGATTACAGCCATGAGGGCTGCCACTTCAAGGTCAACCCTCCGCTGCGTGACCCTGTCACCAGGTCGTTAATGCTCAGGGAGCTCATGAATGGAGGCATCGACGCCTTAGCCAGCGACCACGCGCCGCACTCCCCGCGTGAGAAGGACTCGTGGGCTTACTGCCCTCCTGGCATACCATGGCTTGGCCTCTGGCCGCCTCTGCTTCTAGGCTTAGTGAGGTCAGGCGCCCTGAAGCTTACCGAGTTCCTAAGGCTCACGTCGCTGGGGCCCGCTAAGATACTTGGCCTGGACCACCTCTACGGGCTCCTCGAGGTCAATTACAGGGCCAACCTAGTCGTGATAGATCTCAACGGCTGGGGAAGGTTCTCGGGAACCTATAGCAAGGCCCTCTACATGCATGCGTTCATGGAGGGCCTTCAGGCGACAATCAGGGCCGTCTTTGTGGGCGGTGAGCTGGCCGCAGAGGAGGGGGAGGTCCTATTAAGGCCTCCTGTGCTAAACCCATTTGAGGGTCGCGGGCTTGGTCGACCTGAGCGTTGA
- a CDS encoding aspartate carbamoyltransferase, regulatory subunit, translated as MIDVRAAKEGRMLLVTKIKDGTVIDHIPAGRALTVLRILGIRGDEGLRVAVVMNVESTRMGRKDIVKLENFYPRFEDITKIALIAPTATVNRIKDYAVVEKRPVEVPPVIEGLLTCPNPTCITRRPSEPVKSRFIVVSRSPLRLRCYYCGSEIDETTVLKELASV; from the coding sequence GTGATTGACGTGAGGGCCGCTAAGGAAGGGAGGATGCTCCTGGTCACTAAGATAAAGGACGGCACAGTCATAGACCACATACCTGCAGGCCGCGCACTAACAGTGCTGAGGATACTCGGCATAAGGGGTGACGAGGGCCTGAGGGTAGCTGTCGTAATGAACGTTGAGAGCACCAGGATGGGCAGGAAGGACATAGTGAAGCTTGAGAACTTCTACCCAAGGTTTGAGGACATAACAAAGATAGCCCTGATAGCGCCGACAGCCACAGTGAACAGGATCAAGGACTACGCGGTCGTTGAGAAGAGGCCCGTCGAGGTGCCGCCAGTGATAGAGGGCCTGCTGACCTGCCCTAATCCAACTTGCATAACCAGGAGGCCTTCGGAGCCCGTCAAGAGCAGGTTCATCGTGGTCAGTCGGTCGCCGCTGAGGCTCAGGTGCTACTACTGCGGCTCTGAGATAGACGAGACAACGGTCCTCAAGGAGCTGGCCTCGGTGTGA
- a CDS encoding aspartate carbamoyltransferase, which translates to MGWRGRDVVDVRDFSREELEELFEVADLMDKELAQGSVRKRLEGKVIALAFFEPSTRTRMSFESAAKRLGAETIGFTSEEAISVSKGESFVDTIRMLDSYSDLIVLRHRYEGAALLAAEVASAPVINGGDGRQHHPTQAMLDLYTVRRIFGTIDGLSYLVLGDLKYARTVASFLRALAKFRPEAVMLSSPPELRLRDELKRELEEAGLKLEEVPLEEGLRRADVIYVTRIQKERFPDPQEYEKVRGSYRITRRLLESLAKKGAKVLHPLPRVDELAPDVDSTDFQAYFIQARLGVSLRMALLSLVLGGD; encoded by the coding sequence TTGGGCTGGAGAGGACGTGACGTAGTAGATGTCAGGGACTTTTCACGTGAAGAACTTGAGGAGCTCTTTGAGGTCGCTGACTTAATGGACAAGGAGCTGGCCCAGGGCTCCGTCAGAAAGAGGCTTGAGGGTAAGGTGATAGCGCTGGCCTTCTTCGAGCCCTCCACTAGGACCAGGATGAGCTTTGAGTCGGCCGCTAAGAGGCTAGGCGCTGAGACCATAGGGTTTACGTCGGAGGAAGCCATAAGCGTCTCCAAGGGGGAGTCCTTCGTTGACACAATCAGGATGCTGGACTCGTACTCAGACCTAATAGTGCTCAGGCACAGGTACGAGGGCGCGGCCCTGCTCGCGGCGGAGGTCGCCTCAGCTCCAGTCATAAATGGCGGTGATGGGAGGCAACACCATCCCACGCAGGCGATGCTTGACCTCTATACGGTTAGGAGGATCTTCGGGACCATTGACGGGCTCAGCTACCTGGTCCTCGGTGACCTCAAGTACGCTAGGACCGTTGCAAGCTTCCTCCGCGCTCTTGCCAAGTTCAGGCCTGAGGCTGTCATGCTCTCATCACCGCCCGAGCTGAGGCTGAGGGATGAGCTCAAGAGGGAGCTGGAGGAGGCAGGGCTCAAGCTTGAGGAGGTCCCCCTTGAAGAAGGCCTCAGGAGAGCTGACGTAATTTACGTAACGAGGATCCAGAAGGAGAGGTTCCCTGACCCGCAGGAGTATGAGAAGGTCAGGGGCAGCTATAGGATAACAAGGAGGCTGCTCGAGTCGCTCGCTAAGAAGGGCGCTAAGGTCCTTCACCCGTTGCCCAGGGTTGACGAGCTGGCGCCAGACGTAGACTCGACAGACTTTCAGGCCTACTTCATTCAGGCCAGGCTAGGGGTTTCTCTGCGCATGGCCCTCCTAAGCCTCGTGCTAGGGGGTGATTGA